ATCTTTCATTTAACACTGATACTTGAACTACATGAAAAAGGTCAATATTCAGAAGCTTTAGTTTCACATTTTATATAATAACGTAACAGTCTTAGTAACACTTGCGGAGTGATAAGAAAAACTACACTTGAGGTCCCAATGGCTTGGCCCTACATTCAGTCAACAGTATGATTAAGTTTACAGAATGTTTAATCTCGGTTACCCAGAAGTAAAATTATTGTTAAGGTTTGTCACTTCCTGTCCACGAGAGATTCTACAATGTTTAACATCAATATTGTTTAAAGACAACTGCTACTAGGTAAAGAGAAAATTATTGTCTATGAGAGAAACATACTGCATGATTGGTACATGATTGTCTCATCCATCTCTATCGGCCCATGGCTCATGAGTGGTGGGATGCCATTGTTTGAATGGTCTGAGCCTGTATCCATGACGGGAACAATACTTGGCACGCCCACCTCTCTGGAAGGAGGCACTGCCAGCACCCCAAACTCCACCTCGAAGCTCCCCTTTGCCTCTCCATTCTCACGACGTATCAGCAGCTCATACTCCCCGAACCGGACCAGGGCCTTATTCGGCAGCTCTGCCCTCTCCAGGTACCCCAACTCTGACCCGTTGACCGTCACGTGTCCCTTCTGGCTCAGGTTCTGCACAGAGAACAGCATGTCAGGGCTGTTGGCGGTGAGGTAGGCCTGCAAGGCCAGCTGCTTGCGGGAGACCCGTGGGTCGGCCAGGGCAAAGGTGCATCCGTGGGCGTCCCGGCCCAGCCTCAGGGGGTCCTCGGCTGGGTGCTTGTGCCTGGCGTCCAGGGGCAGCAGGCGGTAAAGAGCCTTAGAGGCCTGCTGGGGGTGGTAGAGCTGGATCTGGAGGTAGGTCATCAGCTCCTCTGTTTCCATAGTGTGAGGCAGCTCCATGATGTGTGTTATGATAGCTTTTGCAATTGAAAGGATGCTGACTTTCAGTTTCAATTGGTCTGAAAGAAAAACAGAGATAATTATTAAATTGACTATTATTTGTTATTCTGGCACTAAACAAGTATTATTACTAGAAATAGAAAAACAGCTCAGACAGAGGGTACTGAAATTAAAAACATTTCATTCTATTGCACAATTCCATAGGGAGAAATGTCAGGGTATTACCATAAAGCAGTAGAAAATCTCTTGTTTTGTTAACACTTTTAGTTCTCATTTTAAGGAAGACTTGTCAGAATTGCATCATTCCACACACCCAGCCTCATTCAGCATTTCCTCTAAAACTTTCACTTGATGAAAGTAATTACAGGGTGCTATGAATGTAGCCTATTTTATATGGGTCGTTCCATGAAATGAGTGCCTTTTGCCTCAGATATTTTAAGTACAAATTGTGCACCAATgttgaattttaaaagcctgttatattaaattaaGTGCTCTTTACTATAGACCACATGGAAAACGCAATACATTAAAAACAAATgtatgaataaagacttgctaaagtgtcaatattcagcattttgacatgttcCACTGCATCCTCTACACTATTAGAAAAAAATGTGCTATATAGAACctaaaaagggttatttggctgtacCCACAGGAGAACCCTTTGTAGACtaatttttggttccaggtaaaacgcatttggttccaggtagaacccatttGAGTTCCAGGTAGACCCCTTTACacagagttctacatggaacccaaaatagttatacctggaatcaaaaaggctTCTTccaggaaccaaaaagggttattttatggggacagccgaagaacccttttggaactcaCTCAACCCCAACATTTATCCATGTTTTTACCATCCTTGTCtgggtttccatccaattggcgacataTTTtaatgcaaatattctaaaatctgcataaagacAATATTGTTTGTGAATTTTCCCACTGGTGGTGTGCTTCCACCAAAAAGACGTTCTGCAGATAAAAATCACTGCTTGAtgacagtgtaacagtgttgcTTACGTCCCTCTCCAGTTACAATTAGCACACACAAAATATACTTTTTAGCTAATTTTCATGTACCGAATAATAATCTAAAGTTCAATGTggttccatcacattttcaactctatcgatagttttgtcacaaaaactgttatGTTAAATGAAATGTGCTtactctggtcttggcatgtACTCTCtcgccaacagctcgcagatacagtgcaggttgGCTGTGCGGGTTgtctagtctacatgatgagattattttGGATGAGAGAGAATATTAGTATTTGTCATACAGCAGTCAAGCATTGATCATAATGTCACCAGAGTAaaaccctcgatatttattggaaatggAAAGGAGCAACAAGCTCATGACCGTGCACATTCACCACTCTGTGCAATTCATCCTAATTTATTTAATCGGTAGTtcaataaactgcatggttttccGAATAGtaatgggaggaccacacaacatatcatcgCGTGACTCCCAAGTTTACGTCGAAATGATGGTTATTAAATCAATATTTGCTCATAAAGGCGTTTCCACGGTCATTTCTCGAATAATAATTGTTACTGTCACAAAATGTTCCCTCGTGGGGATTTATGGGTGATTTAATAGGCACTCATGGTTGCCGAATTATGGGCGATATCAGGTCCGTCGTGTGCATTATTTCTCCCAAATTTGTTGTCCGAAATCGGGCAAATCCGTTCATTTTAGCAGAAGTTCAGTCTACCATATTATAGTCATTCTAACAACATGACAATACAATTCGTTGAAATAAAACGTTATTTCACACATGTATGTGAAATAACATATGTGAAATaacgtttatatatatatatgtgtgtgtgtgtgtgtgtgaaataacGTTTTATTTCAACGAATTGTATTGTCATGTTGTTAGAATGACTAATTGGTGGAACAACCCATACTCCGCCAGTTTAGGAAACAGTTTTTCACAACAGCCAGTCTAGTATATTGTCAGAAGTGCACACGTTTTTCTATAGCTCTAATAACATGACGAGAACATGACGAGACTTGTCGAAGATTTTACTGATATTGAAATGTCATGACATTCAATCAAACAACAAAACCATTCTGAATGTTCACTACCAAACTTGCTAGGCTATATCTTACCTGTAAAATTAGGTAGTTGTAGCAATTGTACACGCAGCGTCTGCAAAGATCaggctacatacagtaagtaTGCGTCTCCGACTGTTGACTTGCTTACTTGAAAGGGTACAACAACTATTGCCTGCCTACTGGCGCACCAACCTTTGTGCGAACTATAATGGGTGTCGGAGGATAGTAACAAAGATATGTTCTATCTATGATAGTTTCTAAACCATACTGTACTGTGATAGTACTGCCGAGAGCAAAACAACAGGAAGGGGATAACCGTTGAGTCAGCAAGCACGCGCTCCACCATTCATGGTTATGACTAGATGGGATACAGTTTTTGTCAGATTTGACTTTTTgtaacaggttaggagaatttgAAGGCTATGAGAATTTATGCAACAGTTTATGAGTGTTAACGTATCAGGTTAGaataattaggttaaggttaggaaaatggTTAGTGTTAGCTAAAATGCACAAAGGGTCAACATTTTAACGTTTATTTGACAGAAGCCGTATACCTTCTAGCATTGACCATATTACATCGCACCACCGTAGACGGTGAATTGCTGCTTgccttgggaaattccagaattCCCCAATAGCTCTATCTCTTTAGGGAATGTCTGTTTATGATTTCAATTTTGCAGGCTCCATGCAACTTCCTTACGACTTTCAGTAACCCCACATGGAAAAGTAATATATGGCCGTTATATATCAGCAAGGGAAGATTCTGAAAACTCTCAGTGGGAAGAAAATCACAGGTCATGTCCCTAGAGCTTTGGCTAGCCTGAGGATGGTCGTTTCTGGGGTTCCACCATAGATGatataaaataaaatgtagaGGGGTCATAGTGGTTGAAGCCAAAAGGCTGTTCAGtaagaaagagaggcagagaagtgAAAGCATGTCAGTGTTATTCATGTTCGAGAAGGTTGAACCAAAGACAGAACAGATGGGCTTACTGGCTTTCACTGTTACAAAGATTTTGCCCCACCTCAATTAATGTGTTTTCAAATGCCAAAGAATGGGACATGTAGCGGCTCTGTGCAAAGGAAAGAAAATATGTGCCAAGTGTGTAGGGGAACATGATTATGTTGAATGTGGAAACAATGTCAAGGTTAAATGgtgtaaatggggggggggggggggggcacacagtACAGCAGTTGGTGGATGCCAGAAAGAGGCTAGAGATGACCAAAGATATAAAATCACTCATAATGTCTCTTATGCAGAGGCGGCATCCAGGCAGATTGGTTTAACTATGAGGCAGGATGATGGAGATAATAGGGCTACTGCTGGAATTAGTGGACCTACTGTAAGAAATGTTACTTATGTTGGTCCAGACACGGATAGGATACCTGTTCAGAAATCTTGCGCTCACAAATATGTGTTCTTTCAAAGGACACCTTAATAGTTTATCAGATTCACTTTTTTAGCCTTCATTGGAAAGGTTATCAACCTGCCCGCGTTTGTGGAAAGAAGAACTGCCAAGTTGAAGATTGTGGAAGCAGCTACAGAGTTTTTAGTAACAGATGTTACTGTTGCCATGATTGTTGATATGTTGACTCCTAATAATCCTATTGATGGAATGTCTCAGTATGATTATAATTAGTGTTAGTGTAAACGGAtatgaaacggctagcttagttagcggtgcgcgttaaatagcgtttcaattggtgacgtcacttgctctgagaccttgaagtagtagtttcccttgctctgcaagggcagcggcttttgtggagcgatgggtaacgatgcttcgagggtgactgttgttgatgtgtgcagaaggtccctggttcacgcccgggtatgggcgaggggacagtTTAAAATTATACTGGTACATTATTGTTTTTGTTATCCATCAGTGTAATGCTAGGAGCcttactccaacctcgaccaacagctccggcccccccgcagctcctcgcccaagcctctccaggttctcctttacccaaatccagatagcagatgttctgaaagagctgcaaaacctggacccgtataaatcagctgggcttgacaatctggaccctctatttctgaaactatccgccgccattgtcgcaacccctattaccagcctgttcaacctctctttcatatcgtctgagatccccaaggattggaaagctgccgcagtcatccccctcttcaaagggggagacaccctggacccaaactgttacagacctatatccattctgccttgcctatctaaggtcttcgaaagccaagtcaacaaacaggtcactgaccatctcgaatcccaccgtaccttttccgctatgcaatctggtttccgagccggtcacgggtgcacctcagccacactcaaggtactaaacgacatcataaccgccatcgataaaagacagtactgtgcagccgtcttcatcgaccttgccaaggctttcgactctgtcaatcaccatattcttatcggcagactcagtagcctcggtttttcggatgactgccttgcctggttcaccaattactttgcagacagagttcagtgtgtcaaatcggagggcatgctgtttggtcctctggcagtctctatgggggtgccacagggttcaattctcgggccgactcttttctctgtatatatcaatgatgttgctcttgctgcgggcgattccctgatccacctctacgcagacgacaccattctatatacttttggcccgtcattggacactgtgctatctaacctccagacgagcttcaatgccatacaacactccttccgtggcctccaactgctcttaaacgctagtaaaaccaaatgcatgcttttcaaccgatcgctgcctgcacccgcttgcccgactagcatcaccacactggatggttccgaccttgaatatgtggacacctataagtacctaggtgtctggctagactgcaaactctccttccagacccatatcaaacatctccaatcaaaaatcaaatcaagagtcagctttctattccgtaacaaagcctccttcactcacgctgccaagcttaccctagtaaaactgactatcctaccgatcctcgacttcggcgatgtcatctacaaaattgcttccaacactcttctcagcaaactggatgcagtttatcacagtgccatccgttttgtcactaaagcaccttatactacccaccactgcgacttgtatgctctagtcggctggccctcgctacatattcgtcgcaagacccactggctccaggtcgtctacaaggccatgctaggtaaagctccgccttatctcagttcactggttacgatggcaacacccatccgtagcacgcgctccagcaggtgtatctcactgatcatccctaaagccaacacctcattcggccgcctttcattccagtactctgctgcctgtgactggaacgaattgcaaaaatcgctgaagttggagacctttatctccctcaccaacttcaaacatcagctatctgagcagctaaccgatcgctgcagctgtacataatctattggtaaatagcccacccattttcacctacctcatccccacagtttttatttatttacttttctgctcttttgcacaccaatatctctacctgtacatgaccatttatcaatccagtgttaatctgcaatattgtaattattcgcctacctcctcatgccttttgcacacattgtatatagactccccttttttttctactgtgttattgacttgttaattgtttactccatgtgtaactctgtgttgtctgttcacactgctatgctttatcttggccaggtcgcagttgtaaatgagaacttgttctcaactagcctaactggttaaataaaggtgaaataaaaaaataaaataaaaattgctaACGGTCAGGAGTTTAACAAATATGTCATTGATTTAGAGAAACCTGAAGTGATATGTGTTCTAGAAACATGGCTTTTACATCTTGATTTGATTATTTCTGGTTATTGCTCAATCAGACCTGATAGATCAACTGGACAGGGTGGTGGGTGTGTTAAGTTCATAAGAGAAGGTCTTGTATATCGTCATTTAACTGTGCCATCTGATTGTGGAAATCTATATTGCAGGTAGTAATATTAAGTGACACAATTTTTACAACCCTTGTCGTCAACTATCTGTAGTGATGTTTCATGAAATATCAGGAAAATACATAGTAGTTTATTGGAAAGCACACATACAGATGCTAATGGTACTATTGTGGAAGATGAGCATTAGTATGTCTTAACGATGGATGTGGTACAAGAGTGGATGTTGTTAGAGGGGTTACATCCTGCCTGGACCTCACAATGGCTTCTAACTCTATTGCATTTATGTATGAATGGAATATAatgtatgtgtcacgccctgatctgtttcacctatccttgtgcttgtctctatccccctccaggtgtggcccatcttccccattatcccctgggtacttatacctgggttctctgtttatctgttgccagttcgtcttgtttgttcaagtcaaccagcgttttgtctcagctcctgcttttctccagtctctctttttctcgccctcctggttttgacccttgcctttcctgactgagcctgcctgctgtcctgtgcctttgcccctactctggattaccgacctctgcctgacctgaccctgggcctgcctgccgccctgtacctcgggccccactactctggattatcgatccctgtctgccttgacctgtcgtttgcctgcccctgtttttGCAATAAACATTgctacttcaacacagtctgcactttggtcttacctgaaacctgaTAAAATGATTATACTGATTTCATGCACCATGAACTTTGATGTTACTATTCCCGATGGGGTAACAGTCAGAAGATGGTGCTTTCAAAAAGCAGACTGGGAAAAGTTTGGTGATCATTGCTTAAAGTCTGTTGGACAGTTGATGTATGTGCTGCCTCTGTGACCGCTCTGATTTTGTGTGCTGCAAATGTATATGTGCCAGTGAGTGAAGTGGGTGAGAAAAGGAAGGTGGCTCCTTGGTGGACTGAAGAGGACACTGTGGCTATTTGAGAAACAAATAGGGCTTACAGAGTGTTGCGTAGGAATATGACTCCTGATAATCTAGTAGATTTCCAAAGGAAGAGAGCTTTAGTACATAGGGTCATTAAGTCTGTCAAGAAATGTATGGAGACAGATCTGCTCTACAATAGGCAGGATTACTGAGCTGGGGGATGTATGGTCTATGTTGAAGAAGATGACTGGAAGAAGCAAGCATCTCAGAttccattttggttgtgggtcaGAACATGGCTGTAACTGATAAAGAAAAAGCTAACTTGTTGGAGAAGACATTTGCTAGGTTACATAGTGGGGTTACTTTGGATGAAGTATATAAGCAACGCAGGTGTGCGATATCAAATGCTCATGTTTATGTGTATAAGAACAGGGATACTGTTGAATTTTCTTTGGATGCTGTTTTTACCATACATGACATGCATTCAGCCTTGATAGGCTGTTGATTTCCAGCCCCAGGTCATGATCAGTTGTGCCATGTAATGTTTAAGGTAATACCTGTTTTCCTGGGATTATTTAATACAATTTGGAGTGAGGGAGTTATACCTTCTGGTTTGAAACGTGCAGTAATGTTAACTTTTGCAAAGCCTGGTAAGAACCCTTCATGTGCTGATTAGTTATAGACCAATAGCACTGACCTCTAACTTGTGTAAGCTGTTGGAAAAGATGATAGTCAATAAATTGTCATATTTCCTGGAACATAGAGGTTTATAGAGTCAATGTTAAAGTGGATTCCGTAAAGGTAGATCAACTTTGGTTGCATTAATAAAGGTGAGcaatgatgtaaaaaaaaaaaaatactctgGTCATGAAAGTAATGGCTACTGTCTTTTTTTACATTGAAAAGGCTTATGACATTATGTGGAGAGAAGGCCTACTGATTAAGATGGTTAAGATGGCCTTATTTATTCACTCCTttaggctgctcagcaaggaagaagccactgctccaaaactgccataaataagccagactaccatttgcaactgcacatggggacaaaaatcgtactttttggagaaatgtcctctggtctgatgaaacaacaagagaactgtttggccataatggccattgttatgtttggagaaaaaaggggaggcttgcaagctgaagaacaccatcccaaccgtgaagcatgggggtggcagcatcatgttgtgggggtggcagcatcatgttgtgggggtgctttgctgcaggacggactggtacacttcacatatagatggcatcatgagggagggaagttatgtggatatattgaagcaacatctcaagacatcagtcaggaagttaaagtttggtcgcaaatgggtcttccaaatggacaatgacgccaagcatacttccaaagttgtggcaaaatggcttatggacaacaaagtcaaggtattggagtggccatcacaaagccctgacctcaagcctacagaaaatgtgtgggcagaactgaaaaagcgtatgcgagcaaggaggcctacattcctgactcagttacaccagctctgtcaggaggaatgggccaaaattcacccaacttatcgtgggaagcttgtggaaggctacctgaaacatttgacccaagttaaacaatttaaaggcaatgctaccaaatactaattgagtgtgtgtaaacttctgacccattgggaaagTGATGAAAtaaaatcactctctactatttttcggacatttcacattcttaaaataagtggtgatcctaactgacctaagacagggaatttgtactaggattaaaattgtttaaaactgagattaaatgta
The genomic region above belongs to Oncorhynchus masou masou isolate Uvic2021 chromosome 27, UVic_Omas_1.1, whole genome shotgun sequence and contains:
- the LOC135516272 gene encoding TRAF-interacting protein with FHA domain-containing protein A-like, with product MELPHTMETEELMTYLQIQLYHPQQASKALYRLLPLDARHKHPAEDPLRLGRDAHGCTFALADPRVSRKQLALQAYLTANSPDMLFSVQNLSQKGHVTVNGSELGYLERAELPNKALVRFGEYELLIRRENGEAKGSFEVEFGVLAVPPSREVGVPSIVPVMDTGSDHSNNGIPPLMSHGPIEMDETIMYQSCSMFLS